In Wolinella succinogenes DSM 1740, a single genomic region encodes these proteins:
- a CDS encoding biotin synthase, with protein MKDIFLCSICNVSSGGCAEDCAYCTQSAKYRVDIEKYKQKSLENILEEARRARASGALGFCLVTAGRSLDSAKTAYISEAARSIKEAGLELHLIACCGSATKEALAELKKNGVDSYNHNLETAKSFFPKICTTHSWEERYETCESALEVGLGLCTGGIFGLGEGWSERLEFLHALQTLSPHSVPVNFYIPNPSLPLEVEALAQEEALECVRLAREYLPSARLMIAGGREKVFGQAQKPLFEAGINAVVLGDYLTTKGNRPSEDIAMIRSFGFEIAEACH; from the coding sequence GTGAAAGATATTTTTTTATGTTCCATTTGTAATGTTAGCAGCGGTGGGTGCGCCGAAGATTGTGCCTATTGCACCCAAAGTGCAAAGTATCGCGTGGATATTGAGAAGTACAAACAAAAGAGTTTGGAGAATATTTTAGAAGAGGCTAGACGCGCTAGAGCAAGCGGAGCGCTTGGCTTTTGCTTGGTCACCGCAGGAAGGTCGCTAGATAGCGCCAAAACCGCCTATATTTCCGAGGCGGCTAGAAGTATCAAAGAGGCTGGGCTAGAGCTTCATCTGATTGCCTGTTGCGGGAGTGCCACAAAAGAGGCTTTGGCGGAGCTCAAAAAAAATGGCGTGGATAGCTACAACCACAACCTAGAGACCGCCAAGAGTTTTTTCCCAAAAATCTGCACCACGCACTCATGGGAAGAGCGATATGAGACTTGCGAGAGTGCGCTTGAGGTGGGGCTTGGGCTTTGCACGGGCGGAATCTTTGGACTTGGAGAGGGGTGGAGTGAGCGACTAGAGTTTCTCCATGCGCTCCAAACCCTCTCACCTCACAGTGTGCCCGTGAACTTCTATATTCCTAACCCCTCCTTGCCTTTGGAGGTGGAGGCGCTCGCTCAAGAGGAGGCGCTAGAGTGCGTGAGGCTCGCTAGAGAGTATCTTCCAAGTGCTAGATTGATGATCGCAGGGGGGCGCGAAAAGGTCTTTGGTCAAGCGCAAAAACCCCTTTTTGAAGCGGGAATCAACGCGGTGGTGCTTGGAGATTATCTCACCACCAAGGGAAATAGGCCTAGTGAAGACATTGCGATGATTCGCTCCTTTGGATTTGAGATCGCTGAGGCGTGCCACTAG
- the topA gene encoding type I DNA topoisomerase codes for MKNLIIVESPTKAKTIKNFLGKEYEVIASKGHIRDLPKHNFGIKIEGQSFLPDYKIEKGHEAVVKEIKALAQKAKTIYIATDEDREGEAIGYHISHAIDKDPTTLPRIVFHEITQNAIKHALETPRSINMDMVNAQQARRLLDRIVGYRLSPLISSKIQKGLSAGRVQSSALKLIVDREREIRSFVPVTYFTIEALFEKGIEAELIEFEGEKLEKLSIGESKKANEMVKVLQKESWSITGIEHKRRKTSTPPPFMTSTLQQSASSVLGFSPSKTMMAAQKLYEGVMTHQGVMGVITYMRTDSLNIAKEAQEAARSRIKEVYGERYLPKEPKVYTTKSKSAQEAHEAIRPTLIDFTPQLAAQYLKGDELKLYSLIYNRFLASQMNDAEFELQTILLGSSKGVFKVSGRKLIFDGFYRVMGSEDKDKLLPELQKGEALKLEECKANRHETEPPARFSEASIIKTLEALGIGRPSTYAPTISLLAGRDYIRIEKKQIIPEEVAFKVIEVLEAHFTEIVDSHFTATLEEELDEIAESKKDWQKVLWDFYEKFDAKIALGKKNIESQKVAIPTGEMCPKCGAELVRRMSRYGEFVACSGYPKCKYIKPQESSPEQEGEESEEVCEKCGKPMVKKRGRNGEFLACSGYPDCKNTKSLKKSSTPKKVLEVKCPKCGGEIIERSSRRGNFFGCANYPKCDFISSHEPINEKCQKCGGMMAKRTYRKKEVHECIACKDRIEVEERNEEEK; via the coding sequence TTGAAAAACCTGATTATTGTCGAATCACCGACCAAGGCTAAAACCATCAAAAATTTTTTGGGCAAAGAGTATGAAGTGATCGCCTCCAAGGGGCATATCCGCGATCTTCCCAAGCACAACTTTGGAATCAAGATAGAGGGGCAGAGCTTTCTCCCTGACTACAAGATTGAAAAGGGTCACGAGGCAGTCGTGAAGGAGATCAAAGCGCTTGCCCAAAAGGCCAAAACCATCTATATCGCGACCGATGAGGATCGAGAGGGAGAGGCGATTGGCTATCATATCTCCCATGCGATCGACAAAGACCCCACTACACTCCCGCGAATCGTCTTTCACGAGATCACTCAAAACGCCATTAAGCACGCCCTAGAGACTCCTCGCTCCATCAATATGGACATGGTGAACGCTCAACAGGCGAGGCGTTTGTTAGATCGAATCGTGGGTTATCGCCTCTCTCCGCTGATCTCTTCCAAGATTCAAAAAGGGTTGAGCGCGGGTCGAGTCCAAAGTAGCGCTCTAAAGCTCATCGTAGATAGGGAGAGGGAGATTCGCTCCTTTGTGCCTGTGACTTACTTCACGATTGAGGCGCTCTTTGAAAAGGGAATCGAGGCGGAACTGATTGAGTTTGAAGGGGAAAAACTAGAGAAGCTCTCCATCGGAGAATCTAAAAAAGCCAACGAGATGGTCAAGGTGCTTCAAAAAGAGAGCTGGAGCATCACGGGAATTGAGCATAAAAGACGCAAGACCTCCACTCCTCCCCCCTTTATGACCTCCACGCTTCAGCAAAGCGCCTCTTCGGTGCTTGGATTTTCACCTAGCAAAACCATGATGGCAGCCCAAAAGCTCTACGAAGGGGTGATGACTCATCAGGGGGTGATGGGAGTGATCACCTACATGAGAACCGATAGCCTCAATATCGCCAAAGAGGCTCAAGAGGCGGCTAGATCAAGAATCAAAGAGGTCTATGGGGAGCGTTATCTGCCTAAAGAGCCCAAAGTTTACACGACTAAGTCTAAATCCGCCCAGGAGGCGCACGAGGCGATTCGTCCCACTCTAATTGACTTCACTCCGCAATTAGCCGCACAATATCTCAAAGGCGATGAGCTCAAGCTCTACTCGCTCATCTATAATCGATTCCTTGCCTCGCAGATGAATGATGCGGAGTTTGAACTCCAGACTATCCTGCTTGGCTCCTCCAAGGGGGTCTTTAAGGTGAGCGGGCGCAAGCTCATTTTTGATGGTTTTTATCGTGTGATGGGGAGCGAGGATAAGGATAAGCTTCTGCCGGAGCTCCAAAAAGGAGAGGCACTCAAACTAGAAGAGTGCAAAGCCAATCGCCATGAGACGGAGCCGCCCGCAAGATTCTCTGAAGCCTCTATCATCAAAACGCTTGAAGCCTTAGGAATCGGCCGCCCCTCCACCTATGCACCGACTATCTCGCTTTTGGCGGGTCGTGACTACATCCGAATCGAGAAGAAGCAGATCATCCCTGAAGAGGTCGCCTTTAAAGTGATCGAGGTGCTAGAGGCGCATTTCACGGAGATTGTGGATAGCCATTTCACGGCAACCCTTGAAGAGGAGCTCGATGAGATTGCCGAATCAAAGAAAGATTGGCAGAAGGTGCTTTGGGATTTTTATGAGAAGTTTGATGCCAAGATCGCCCTGGGCAAAAAAAATATTGAAAGTCAAAAAGTGGCGATCCCCACAGGCGAGATGTGCCCCAAGTGTGGTGCGGAGCTGGTGAGGCGCATGAGTCGATATGGGGAGTTTGTCGCTTGCAGTGGCTATCCTAAGTGTAAATATATCAAACCTCAAGAATCATCTCCTGAGCAAGAGGGCGAGGAGAGCGAGGAGGTGTGCGAGAAATGCGGCAAGCCAATGGTTAAAAAGCGCGGACGCAATGGTGAATTTTTGGCGTGTAGTGGCTATCCAGATTGCAAAAACACCAAGTCTCTCAAAAAGAGCAGCACCCCTAAAAAAGTCCTAGAGGTGAAGTGCCCCAAGTGCGGAGGAGAGATTATCGAGCGTTCTTCTAGGCGGGGTAATTTCTTTGGTTGCGCCAACTATCCTAAGTGCGACTTTATAAGCTCTCATGAGCCTATCAATGAGAAGTGCCAAAAGTGCGGAGGCATGATGGCCAAGCGCACTTATCGCAAAAAAGAGGTGCACGAGTGCATCGCTTGCAAAGATCGAATCGAAGTTGAAGAGAGAAATGAGGAAGAGAAGTGA
- a CDS encoding flagellin A, producing MAFQINTNVSALNAQAQGGFNSTKLSSSLEKLSSGLRINKAADDASGMAIADSLRTQANSLGQAIKNTNDGIGIVQIADKAMDEQIKILDTIKTKATQSAQDGQTTTTRKALQADINRLIEGLDNIAATTSYNGQSLLSGSFTNKEFQVGAYSNQTIKASIGATSSDKIGQVRLETSGQIVASAGGSSLTSVALKFVNVDGTNSVQLESVKISTSAGTGIGVLVETINKNSDALNVKASWSVQATGSTNVASGTIKGLEINGITIGTVTDVQKNDSDGRLIAAINAVKDQTGVEASIDEQGRLNLNSTDGRAVQVKTTSASTILGGGSMGTASAGAGATTVGRITLTRLDARDIQISGTNANLVGLVASGGGAGSGIGAMAETTVNLRDVKGKFNENVASAAGANANASIATDNANGIGAGVTSLKGAMVVMDIAESAIKMLDKVRSDLGSVQNQMTSTVNNITITQVNVQAAESNIREVDFAAESSNYSKLNILAQAGSYAMSQANSSQQNILRLLQ from the coding sequence ATGGCATTTCAAATCAACACCAACGTTAGTGCGCTTAACGCTCAGGCTCAAGGGGGCTTCAATAGCACCAAACTCAGCAGCTCTTTGGAAAAACTAAGCTCAGGTCTTAGAATCAACAAAGCAGCTGATGACGCTTCTGGTATGGCGATTGCCGACTCTTTGAGAACGCAAGCCAACTCTTTGGGTCAAGCGATCAAGAACACCAACGACGGTATCGGAATCGTTCAAATCGCCGACAAAGCGATGGATGAACAGATCAAGATTCTTGATACTATTAAAACCAAAGCGACCCAATCAGCTCAGGATGGTCAAACCACGACTACACGAAAGGCTCTTCAAGCGGATATCAACCGACTCATCGAAGGTCTTGACAACATCGCGGCTACCACTAGCTACAACGGTCAATCCCTACTTTCTGGCTCTTTCACCAACAAAGAGTTCCAAGTAGGTGCTTACTCAAACCAAACCATCAAAGCCTCTATCGGCGCGACCAGCTCTGACAAGATCGGTCAAGTACGACTAGAGACTTCAGGTCAGATCGTAGCATCAGCAGGGGGTTCTTCTTTGACTTCCGTTGCGCTCAAATTCGTCAACGTGGATGGAACCAACTCTGTTCAGCTCGAATCAGTCAAAATTTCGACCTCTGCAGGAACAGGAATTGGGGTTTTGGTTGAGACTATCAACAAAAACTCTGACGCTCTTAACGTCAAAGCCTCTTGGAGTGTTCAAGCAACAGGTTCAACCAATGTTGCCTCTGGAACTATCAAAGGTCTTGAGATCAATGGTATTACCATTGGAACCGTTACTGATGTCCAAAAGAACGACTCTGATGGTCGACTAATCGCGGCGATTAACGCGGTCAAAGATCAAACAGGGGTTGAAGCCTCTATTGATGAGCAAGGTCGATTGAACCTCAACTCCACTGATGGTCGAGCGGTTCAAGTTAAAACCACCTCTGCCTCTACCATACTTGGTGGCGGAAGCATGGGAACAGCCTCAGCGGGCGCAGGCGCAACCACTGTAGGCCGAATCACTTTGACTCGATTGGATGCAAGAGATATTCAGATTAGCGGAACCAATGCTAATCTTGTAGGTCTTGTAGCTAGCGGCGGCGGTGCAGGCAGCGGCATTGGAGCAATGGCTGAAACCACTGTTAACTTGCGAGACGTTAAAGGCAAGTTCAACGAGAACGTTGCCTCGGCTGCGGGAGCTAACGCTAACGCTTCTATCGCCACAGACAATGCTAATGGTATTGGCGCGGGCGTCACTAGCCTCAAAGGCGCCATGGTGGTCATGGATATCGCTGAGTCTGCGATTAAAATGCTAGACAAAGTTCGATCCGACCTCGGTTCTGTTCAAAACCAAATGACCAGCACTGTAAACAACATCACCATCACGCAGGTGAACGTCCAAGCGGCTGAGTCTAACATTCGAGAAGTTGACTTTGCAGCA